The following proteins are co-located in the Myxocyprinus asiaticus isolate MX2 ecotype Aquarium Trade chromosome 18, UBuf_Myxa_2, whole genome shotgun sequence genome:
- the lmo2 gene encoding rhombotin-2 isoform X2, whose protein sequence is MTCLMEPVDEVLQMPPSLLTCGGCQQSIGDRFFLKAIEQYWHEDCLSCDLCGCRLGEVGRRLYYKLGRKLCRRDYLRLFGQDGLCASCEKRIRAFEMTMRVRDKVYHLECFKCAACQKHFCVGDRYLLINSDIVCEQDIFEWSKLNGSM, encoded by the exons ATGACATGCTTGAT GGAACCAGTCGACGAGGTGCTTCAGATGCCCCCATCACTGCTGACATGTGGCGGCTGTCAGCAGAGCATCGGGGACCGTTTCTTCCTCAAGGCCATAGAGCAATACTGGCATGAGGACTGCCTGAGCTGTGACCTCTGCGGCTGCCGCTTAGGGGAAGTGGGCCGCAGGCTTTACTACAAGCTTGGCAGGAAGCTGTGCAGGAGAGACTACCTGAG ACTGTTtggtcaagatgggctctgcgcTTCTTGTGAAAAGAGGATCCGGGCCTTTGAAATGACAATGCGTGTCCGTGACAAAGTATACCACCTGGAATGCTTCAAATGTGCTGCCTGTCAGAAACACTTCTGTGTGGGAGATCGCTACCTGCTCATAAATTCGGACATTGTGTGCGAGCAGGACATTTTCGAGTGGTCCAAACTTAATGGAAGCATGTAA
- the lmo2 gene encoding rhombotin-2 isoform X1 → MASTIERKTLEANEEPVDEVLQMPPSLLTCGGCQQSIGDRFFLKAIEQYWHEDCLSCDLCGCRLGEVGRRLYYKLGRKLCRRDYLRLFGQDGLCASCEKRIRAFEMTMRVRDKVYHLECFKCAACQKHFCVGDRYLLINSDIVCEQDIFEWSKLNGSM, encoded by the exons ATGGCATCTACAATAGAGAGGAAGACATTGGAAGCGAACGA GGAACCAGTCGACGAGGTGCTTCAGATGCCCCCATCACTGCTGACATGTGGCGGCTGTCAGCAGAGCATCGGGGACCGTTTCTTCCTCAAGGCCATAGAGCAATACTGGCATGAGGACTGCCTGAGCTGTGACCTCTGCGGCTGCCGCTTAGGGGAAGTGGGCCGCAGGCTTTACTACAAGCTTGGCAGGAAGCTGTGCAGGAGAGACTACCTGAG ACTGTTtggtcaagatgggctctgcgcTTCTTGTGAAAAGAGGATCCGGGCCTTTGAAATGACAATGCGTGTCCGTGACAAAGTATACCACCTGGAATGCTTCAAATGTGCTGCCTGTCAGAAACACTTCTGTGTGGGAGATCGCTACCTGCTCATAAATTCGGACATTGTGTGCGAGCAGGACATTTTCGAGTGGTCCAAACTTAATGGAAGCATGTAA
- the lmo2 gene encoding rhombotin-2 isoform X3, whose translation MPPSLLTCGGCQQSIGDRFFLKAIEQYWHEDCLSCDLCGCRLGEVGRRLYYKLGRKLCRRDYLRLFGQDGLCASCEKRIRAFEMTMRVRDKVYHLECFKCAACQKHFCVGDRYLLINSDIVCEQDIFEWSKLNGSM comes from the exons ATGCCCCCATCACTGCTGACATGTGGCGGCTGTCAGCAGAGCATCGGGGACCGTTTCTTCCTCAAGGCCATAGAGCAATACTGGCATGAGGACTGCCTGAGCTGTGACCTCTGCGGCTGCCGCTTAGGGGAAGTGGGCCGCAGGCTTTACTACAAGCTTGGCAGGAAGCTGTGCAGGAGAGACTACCTGAG ACTGTTtggtcaagatgggctctgcgcTTCTTGTGAAAAGAGGATCCGGGCCTTTGAAATGACAATGCGTGTCCGTGACAAAGTATACCACCTGGAATGCTTCAAATGTGCTGCCTGTCAGAAACACTTCTGTGTGGGAGATCGCTACCTGCTCATAAATTCGGACATTGTGTGCGAGCAGGACATTTTCGAGTGGTCCAAACTTAATGGAAGCATGTAA